From a region of the Catalinimonas alkaloidigena genome:
- a CDS encoding ABC transporter ATP-binding protein: MLQHIIHIEHLKREFVMGGQTVRALKGISFSVHQGEFVTIMGTSGSGKSTLLNILGCLDRPTEGRYDLDGVDIKYLDRNALAQLRNRKIGFVFQSYNLLPRTSALENVELPLMYNAGVSSKERRARALAALESVGLADRLDHTPSQLSGGQQQRVAIARALVNDPVIILADEATGNLDTRTSYEIMALFQRLNEEGKTIAFVTHESDIATFSSRTIVLRDGLIVKDQPIVQVANASEALALLPVTDDY; encoded by the coding sequence ATGTTACAACACATCATTCATATCGAACACCTGAAACGAGAATTTGTGATGGGCGGCCAGACCGTCCGCGCGCTGAAAGGCATCTCGTTTTCTGTACACCAGGGCGAATTTGTCACGATCATGGGCACCAGCGGTTCGGGCAAGTCGACGCTCCTGAACATTCTGGGGTGCCTGGATCGCCCCACCGAAGGACGCTACGACCTGGATGGCGTCGACATCAAGTACCTGGATCGCAACGCACTGGCTCAACTCCGCAACCGGAAAATTGGCTTTGTCTTTCAGTCGTACAACCTGCTGCCGCGCACCTCGGCGCTGGAAAACGTGGAGCTACCGCTGATGTACAACGCCGGGGTATCGTCGAAAGAACGGCGCGCGCGAGCGCTGGCGGCGCTGGAGTCAGTCGGCCTGGCCGACCGGCTGGACCACACGCCGAGTCAGCTTTCGGGCGGGCAACAGCAGCGCGTGGCCATTGCCCGGGCCCTGGTGAACGACCCGGTCATCATCCTGGCCGACGAGGCCACGGGCAACCTCGACACCCGCACGTCTTACGAAATCATGGCGCTCTTCCAACGCCTGAACGAAGAAGGAAAAACCATCGCGTTCGTCACGCACGAGTCGGACATCGCGACGTTCAGTAGCCGGACCATCGTGCTGCGCGATGGCCTGATCGTGAAAGACCAGCCGATTGTGCAGGTCGCCAACGCCAGCGAAGCCCTGGCCCTCCTGCCCGTCACCGATGACTATTGA
- a CDS encoding efflux RND transporter periplasmic adaptor subunit: MNKKLIFIALAVVIAAAAAYFAFFRDEAPSLQVEMAVVRTGDLYNAVTATGTIQPLTQVEVGTQVSGTIEKIYVDFNTEVKKGDLMAELDRTALHASLAEMQASLSSAQNELDYQQKNYNRMAQLHQAKTVSDTDYEQALYQLNSAKATVAQRTSELNRAKTNLNYASIYSPIDGVVLSRSVDEGQTVAASYSTPTLFTIAQDLTKMQVEADVDEADIGQVKRGQRVSFTVDAFPDDAFEGEVTQVRLEPTEESNVVTYTVIIQAENPEGKLMPGMTASTTIYTKEAKNVLMLEAKALRFHPDPVLLQVYERQTQVSVTMPDRPPQDALSQEDAPPAMQPVANHQTTPADNTPDAASAEVWVKHGQTLQPVQVTTGLSDGTHVEIRSGLQAGDQVVASMTIQSAQPSPAAPGSSPFMPQPPGRR, encoded by the coding sequence ATGAATAAGAAACTTATTTTCATCGCCCTTGCCGTGGTGATTGCCGCCGCGGCTGCCTACTTCGCTTTTTTCCGGGACGAAGCACCTTCCCTGCAGGTCGAGATGGCCGTCGTACGCACCGGCGACCTGTACAACGCCGTGACGGCTACGGGCACCATCCAGCCGCTGACGCAGGTAGAAGTGGGCACCCAGGTATCGGGAACCATCGAAAAAATCTACGTCGACTTCAACACCGAAGTCAAAAAGGGGGACCTGATGGCCGAACTGGACCGAACCGCCCTGCACGCCTCGCTGGCCGAAATGCAGGCGAGCCTGAGCAGCGCCCAGAACGAACTGGACTATCAGCAGAAAAACTACAACCGCATGGCGCAGTTGCACCAGGCCAAGACCGTCAGCGATACCGACTACGAACAGGCCCTGTACCAGCTCAACAGCGCCAAGGCCACCGTAGCACAACGCACGTCGGAACTGAACCGGGCCAAGACGAACCTGAACTACGCGTCCATCTACTCGCCGATCGATGGCGTGGTACTGTCCCGTTCGGTCGACGAAGGCCAGACCGTTGCGGCCAGTTACAGTACACCAACGCTGTTTACCATCGCGCAGGATCTGACCAAAATGCAGGTGGAGGCCGACGTGGACGAAGCCGACATCGGGCAGGTAAAACGGGGACAGCGCGTCTCGTTTACGGTCGATGCGTTCCCCGACGATGCCTTTGAAGGCGAGGTCACGCAGGTGCGGCTGGAGCCGACCGAGGAGTCGAACGTGGTGACGTATACGGTGATCATCCAGGCTGAAAATCCGGAAGGAAAGCTGATGCCGGGCATGACCGCCAGCACGACCATCTACACGAAGGAAGCCAAAAATGTGCTGATGCTGGAAGCCAAAGCGCTCCGCTTTCACCCCGATCCGGTCCTGTTGCAGGTATACGAGCGGCAGACGCAGGTGTCGGTCACGATGCCCGATCGGCCGCCGCAGGATGCGCTCAGCCAGGAAGACGCCCCCCCTGCGATGCAACCGGTAGCGAACCACCAGACTACCCCCGCCGACAACACGCCTGATGCCGCTTCGGCGGAAGTCTGGGTAAAACACGGCCAGACGTTGCAGCCGGTGCAGGTGACGACGGGTCTGTCGGACGGCACCCACGTGGAAATCCGATCCGGTTTGCAGGCGGGCGATCAGGTCGTCGCTTCCATGACCATCCAGTCGGCACAACCGTCCCCCGCTGCACCGGGAAGCAGCCCCTTTATGCCGCAGCCGCCCGGACGCCGGTAA
- a CDS encoding TolC family protein produces MHSLRTFFFLLVVPLLGWRGTATAQQPDPWTLEAMIRYATENNLQVKQAALTTQSYAADYTQAKASRLPSLNASGTQTLTAGRSIDPVTSDFVAQNVYATSLNANASFTLYNGGKINNTIKANALQVKSGELSTEEARNDITVALTQAYLQALYYRESIAVAEGVRASSAQQLERTEALFSAGSASAQERAQLKSQYANDQASVITAQNQYNQQILILKQLLELGIGDALDIAIPDLPEDLDLAITPKQQAYNNAIQALPEVKNSALNVQIAEYQLKQAQAGYLPTLSLSGSLGTGYTNVQDFAYFAQFNNNFNQRAGVTLSIPIFDRKVTATSVQKAQIQIQSANLEVINTHKQIWQTLETTYQDLTSSLSQLEVAQLQQEAADESYKLAAQQFQLGMLTTADFILAKSDYQTAEQSYLQAKYTALMNYQLYEFYQGHPIQL; encoded by the coding sequence ATGCACAGTCTTCGCACTTTCTTTTTTCTTCTGGTCGTGCCGCTCTTGGGGTGGCGGGGGACGGCCACCGCCCAGCAACCAGATCCCTGGACGCTGGAGGCGATGATTCGATACGCTACGGAAAATAACCTCCAAGTTAAGCAGGCCGCCCTGACCACCCAGTCGTATGCGGCCGATTACACCCAGGCTAAAGCCAGCCGCCTGCCGAGCCTGAATGCGTCGGGTACCCAAACCCTGACGGCCGGGCGCAGCATCGACCCCGTCACGAGCGATTTCGTAGCCCAGAACGTCTACGCGACCAGCCTGAACGCCAACGCGTCGTTTACGCTCTACAACGGCGGCAAGATCAACAACACGATCAAAGCCAACGCCCTGCAGGTAAAATCGGGCGAACTGTCCACGGAAGAAGCCAGGAACGACATCACCGTTGCTCTGACGCAGGCCTACCTACAGGCGCTTTATTACCGGGAGTCCATTGCCGTGGCAGAGGGGGTTCGGGCCTCGTCTGCCCAGCAGCTGGAACGAACCGAAGCTCTGTTCAGCGCCGGTTCGGCCAGTGCGCAGGAACGCGCGCAACTCAAGTCGCAATACGCCAACGACCAGGCCAGCGTCATCACCGCCCAGAATCAATACAACCAGCAGATTCTGATCCTCAAGCAACTGCTGGAACTGGGCATCGGCGATGCGCTGGACATTGCGATCCCGGATTTGCCCGAAGACCTGGATTTGGCCATCACGCCCAAGCAGCAGGCCTACAACAACGCCATTCAGGCCCTGCCGGAAGTAAAAAACAGTGCGCTGAACGTGCAGATTGCCGAGTACCAACTGAAACAGGCACAGGCCGGGTACCTGCCGACCCTCTCGCTCTCCGGCAGCCTCGGCACGGGCTACACCAACGTACAGGACTTCGCGTACTTCGCGCAGTTCAACAACAACTTCAATCAGCGGGCCGGGGTTACCCTCTCCATTCCCATCTTCGACCGGAAAGTGACCGCCACGAGTGTACAAAAGGCGCAGATTCAGATTCAGAGTGCCAACCTCGAGGTCATCAACACGCACAAGCAGATCTGGCAGACGCTGGAAACGACGTACCAGGACCTGACGTCCAGCCTGAGCCAACTGGAAGTGGCCCAACTGCAACAGGAAGCGGCCGACGAAAGCTACAAGCTGGCTGCGCAACAGTTTCAACTCGGCATGCTTACGACTGCGGACTTCATTCTGGCCAAGAGCGATTACCAGACGGCCGAGCAGAGTTACCTGCAAGCCAAGTACACGGCCCTGATGAACTACCAACTCTATGAATTTTACCAAGGTCATCCCATTCAATTGTAA
- a CDS encoding DUF5687 family protein, which produces MINWLLAHQWKAQIRSTRWQQNVVLNLLVILGIIYFVAIFLMAGLFGNALLRSAFPDDDPTVLLTQFLFYYAVSDLMLRFFWQRLPTLVIAPYLHLPVSRNRLLHFLLGRSFFSVFNLLPVLLLVPFAFREVMPEYGATLGRSWLVGLLAILFGNNFLNFYLKKSLFLRPVVAIGVLLLLTGLLILDLQGIGSFSAYFRDAVFTMAAHTWGLLVPLGWLGASYLLVYRLLRRQIYLEETRRTSQAYATDPFAWLEQRGIVGELMGMELKMIWRNKRSRTQLFTSILLFVYPLVLYRNPSGDRAIIGYFIGYVVLCGGVAWQYGQLLFSWESMYFDGFLSLPMTLSQYLRAKYGVLVLLSTLTFGVMSCYGFLDLEFFYLSVSCALYGIGINLFLTLLLGTWRTKRIDPTERAFFNFQGNSLMIFLLAIPVFLVPFWIYKGVSALATPQYGYLALGVLGVIGLLRRNFLLQQIEKQLLHQKYKMAAGFRTESE; this is translated from the coding sequence ATGATCAACTGGCTTTTAGCCCACCAGTGGAAAGCCCAGATTCGCTCGACACGCTGGCAGCAGAATGTGGTGCTGAACCTGCTGGTGATCCTCGGCATCATCTACTTCGTTGCGATCTTTCTGATGGCGGGTCTTTTCGGGAATGCATTACTGCGCTCTGCCTTTCCGGACGACGATCCTACCGTCCTCCTGACACAATTCCTTTTCTACTACGCGGTGTCCGACCTGATGCTACGTTTCTTCTGGCAACGCCTACCGACCCTGGTCATTGCGCCTTACCTGCACCTGCCTGTTTCCCGGAATCGTCTGTTGCACTTCCTGCTGGGGCGGTCGTTTTTCAGTGTGTTCAACCTGCTGCCGGTACTGCTGCTGGTGCCGTTTGCCTTTCGGGAGGTCATGCCTGAATACGGCGCAACGCTGGGCAGAAGCTGGTTAGTCGGGCTACTGGCGATTCTTTTCGGCAATAATTTTCTGAATTTTTACCTCAAGAAGTCCCTCTTTCTGCGTCCGGTCGTGGCAATCGGCGTCCTGTTGCTGCTGACCGGGCTGCTGATCCTCGACCTGCAAGGAATCGGGTCGTTTTCGGCCTACTTCCGGGATGCCGTTTTTACGATGGCCGCCCACACGTGGGGGCTGCTGGTGCCGCTGGGCTGGTTGGGGGCAAGTTATCTGCTGGTATACCGTCTGCTCCGCCGGCAAATCTACTTGGAAGAGACGCGCCGTACGTCGCAGGCGTATGCGACCGACCCCTTTGCCTGGCTGGAACAGCGCGGCATCGTGGGCGAACTGATGGGCATGGAATTGAAGATGATCTGGCGCAACAAGCGCAGTCGCACGCAGTTGTTTACCAGTATCCTGCTGTTCGTCTACCCCTTGGTTTTATACCGTAATCCAAGTGGCGACCGCGCCATAATCGGCTATTTCATCGGATACGTCGTCTTGTGTGGCGGCGTGGCGTGGCAATACGGCCAGCTGCTGTTTTCGTGGGAAAGCATGTATTTCGACGGCTTCCTTAGCCTACCGATGACCCTGTCTCAGTACCTGAGGGCAAAGTACGGGGTCCTGGTGCTGCTAAGTACCCTTACGTTTGGGGTGATGTCATGCTACGGATTTCTGGACCTGGAGTTCTTTTACCTGAGCGTGAGTTGTGCGTTGTATGGCATCGGCATCAACCTCTTCTTGACGCTTTTGCTGGGGACATGGCGTACGAAACGCATTGATCCGACCGAACGCGCTTTTTTTAACTTCCAGGGAAACTCGCTAATGATTTTCCTGCTGGCGATTCCTGTGTTCCTGGTGCCTTTCTGGATTTACAAAGGTGTATCGGCTCTGGCGACCCCGCAGTACGGCTACCTGGCGCTAGGTGTGCTGGGCGTCATAGGTTTGCTGAGAAGAAACTTTTTGTTGCAGCAGATCGAAAAGCAGTTGCTGCACCAGAAATACAAGATGGCCGCTGGTTTCCGGACCGAAAGCGAGTAG
- a CDS encoding ABC transporter ATP-binding protein, producing MIELHNLKKAYEAGKLVLDIPALSIATGESIGLIGNNGAGKTTLLSLILDLIAPTTGEVRSKGQLVVRSEHWKPYTGSYLHEGFLIGYLTPAEYFRFVGKLHGLNAADVRTFLESSAGFSDEVLFETRKLNRDLSKGNKTKVGVIAAMLGRPELLIFDEPFANLDPTSQAWLKRRLRQLHAEGTTLILSSHDLKHITEVSQRILLLERGRVVQDVPTTEETLPALEHYFAV from the coding sequence ATGATCGAACTACACAACCTCAAAAAAGCCTACGAAGCCGGCAAACTGGTGTTAGACATTCCAGCACTATCCATCGCTACGGGCGAAAGCATCGGGCTCATTGGCAACAACGGGGCGGGTAAAACCACTCTCCTCAGCCTGATTTTGGACCTGATTGCGCCCACCACCGGCGAGGTACGCTCCAAAGGGCAGCTCGTGGTCCGCAGCGAACACTGGAAGCCTTACACCGGCTCGTACCTGCACGAGGGCTTTTTGATCGGATACCTCACCCCGGCGGAGTATTTCCGGTTTGTCGGGAAGCTCCATGGCCTCAATGCCGCCGACGTACGTACATTTCTGGAAAGCTCGGCTGGTTTCAGCGACGAGGTGTTGTTCGAAACCCGCAAGCTGAACCGCGACCTCTCGAAAGGCAACAAGACCAAAGTGGGTGTCATCGCCGCGATGCTGGGGCGACCGGAACTGCTGATTTTCGACGAGCCTTTCGCCAACCTCGACCCGACTTCGCAAGCCTGGCTCAAAAGGCGGCTGCGCCAGTTGCATGCCGAAGGAACTACGCTGATCCTTTCCAGCCACGACCTGAAACACATCACCGAAGTGAGCCAGCGCATTCTCTTGCTGGAACGGGGGCGAGTTGTGCAAGACGTCCCCACCACCGAAGAAACATTGCCCGCCCTGGAACACTATTTTGCGGTTTAG